One part of the bacterium genome encodes these proteins:
- a CDS encoding Na+/H+ antiporter subunit D (subunit D of antiporter complex involved in resistance to high concentrations of Na+, K+, Li+ and/or alkali; contains an oxidoreductase domain; catalyzes the transfer of electrons from NADH to ubiquinone; in S. meliloti it is known to be involved specifically with K+ transport), whose protein sequence is MTEWWHLSPAFLLLAFIPLILFLPAALLRITLAAAPLYAIAFIWLLPRGLHVELANLQWLMVGPCSRLFGTAFCIALWGSGMLAWQRLPRTELAAGYFYAASALGIVFSGDLPSLLIWWEMLAIGAVIILWSSGTKAARAAAMRYAFLHLIGGMAMIGGISLYMVMHETYAIAPFAINDWHQLLTHEHLPEALILIGILVNLGAPPFSSWVADSYPEASPSGTALLSAITTKSAVFVAIMLFGGLDILIPIGLFMVFYGIVMAMLENDARRILSYSIVNQVGFMVAAIGIGTPLALLGAAAHAFCHIIYKGLLMMSAGVVLEATGKRRCSELGGLYHSMPFTTLCASIGALAISAMPLTSGFVSKGLAIQAAADQQLFWVWMALIAASAGVFLHAGIKYPWFVFFQKDSGLRPAEAPWPSRIGMGVFALLCILPGIWPEGLYRMLPLPPYGYEAYTASHVLPQLELLCFSALAFFLLLPWLGRTLTLTLDWDWFIRRPGRMLWQRLEHLVTTAYRDLSGIFHAGYGNGWNCRGCRLFSQTITSGSLLCLLLVMLSLCMLVYFWA, encoded by the coding sequence ATGACCGAATGGTGGCATCTTTCTCCCGCCTTTCTGCTGCTGGCCTTTATCCCGCTGATTCTCTTTTTGCCTGCGGCGCTTCTGCGCATTACGCTGGCGGCCGCGCCGCTTTATGCCATTGCCTTCATCTGGCTGCTGCCGCGGGGGCTGCATGTGGAGCTGGCCAACCTGCAATGGCTGATGGTCGGCCCATGCAGCCGCCTGTTCGGCACCGCCTTTTGCATCGCGCTCTGGGGCAGCGGCATGCTGGCCTGGCAGCGCCTCCCGCGCACGGAACTCGCCGCCGGTTATTTCTATGCCGCCAGCGCGCTCGGCATCGTCTTCTCCGGCGATCTTCCCTCGCTCCTCATCTGGTGGGAGATGCTCGCCATCGGCGCCGTCATCATCCTCTGGAGCAGCGGTACGAAAGCTGCCCGCGCCGCAGCCATGCGCTATGCCTTTTTGCACCTGATCGGCGGTATGGCGATGATCGGCGGCATCAGCCTCTACATGGTCATGCACGAGACCTATGCCATCGCCCCCTTCGCCATCAACGACTGGCATCAACTTCTGACGCATGAGCACCTGCCCGAGGCCCTCATCCTCATCGGCATCCTCGTCAACCTCGGCGCGCCGCCGTTTTCCTCTTGGGTGGCGGACAGCTACCCCGAAGCCTCGCCCAGCGGCACGGCGCTGCTTTCCGCCATCACCACCAAATCGGCGGTGTTTGTGGCCATCATGCTCTTCGGCGGGCTGGATATCCTGATCCCGATCGGCCTGTTCATGGTCTTTTACGGCATCGTCATGGCCATGCTGGAAAACGACGCCCGCCGCATCCTTTCCTACAGCATCGTCAACCAGGTCGGCTTCATGGTCGCCGCCATTGGCATCGGCACGCCGCTGGCCTTGCTGGGCGCGGCGGCGCACGCCTTCTGCCACATCATCTATAAGGGTCTGCTCATGATGTCCGCCGGTGTGGTGCTGGAAGCCACCGGCAAACGCCGTTGCAGCGAGCTGGGCGGCCTTTACCACAGCATGCCCTTCACCACCCTGTGTGCGAGCATCGGTGCGCTGGCCATCTCCGCCATGCCGCTCACGTCGGGTTTCGTCAGCAAGGGGCTCGCCATTCAGGCCGCGGCCGATCAGCAGCTCTTCTGGGTATGGATGGCGCTGATTGCCGCCAGCGCGGGCGTGTTTTTGCATGCGGGCATCAAATATCCCTGGTTCGTCTTTTTCCAGAAGGACAGCGGCCTTCGCCCGGCGGAAGCCCCATGGCCGTCGCGCATCGGCATGGGCGTGTTCGCACTTCTCTGCATCCTTCCCGGCATCTGGCCGGAAGGGCTCTACCGCATGCTGCCGCTGCCGCCCTATGGGTACGAGGCCTATACCGCAAGCCACGTGCTGCCGCAGCTCGAGCTGCTCTGCTTCTCCGCGCTCGCCTTCTTCCTGCTGCTGCCCTGGCTGGGCCGCACCCTCACCCTCACGCTGGACTGGGACTGGTTCATCCGTCGCCCCGGCCGCATGCTCTGGCAAAGGCTGGAGCATCTGGTCACCACCGCCTACCGCGATCTCAGCGGCATCTTCCATGCGGGTTACGGCAATGGCTGGAACTGCCGGGGCTGCAGGCTGTTTTCACAAACCATCACCTCCGGCAGCCTGCTGTGCCTGCTGCTCGTCATGCTGAGCCTGTGCATGCTGGTTTATTTCTGGGCTTGA